One Serratia liquefaciens genomic window, GAATAAAAAAGCACAGAAAGAATAAAAAAAGCCGACGCTGTGGCCGCTTAGCGGCGGCGTGAACGGTATCGTTGCGGGTATTTGAAGATAATTAATGAGGGTAAATAACATTATTTACGCTATCAGGGCGGGTATAACAGGGCGTATTAATAAGTAATGTTTATATTTAAATTGCAGATGCTGTCATTATTTTGACCAATAAAAACCCGCCGTAGCGGGTTCCTGGTCATTATTTTAGCTCTTGCAACCCATCAGCTCTGGCAGCACGCCCGGCTTGGCTTTCAACGAAGCCTGTACGTCGTCGGGCAGACCAGCCCAGATAATCAGCCCGGTGCGTTTCTCGATTTCATTCACCGTGACACGATACTGGCAGAAATCGGCATTTTTCGGGGTGTTTTGGTCAAACAGAAACGCCGCATAGTGGTTCACTTCCGGGCTGTTATTGATAAAGATGACCTTCCAGTAAGCGCTGGGAATGGTGTGGGCTTTTTGAGTGCCCGGCAATTTTCCCATATTGCGTTCGTACAGCGGGCCGGTCACGGTATACACCGAACTGATGTCCGCCCGGTCAATCAGCTTGCGTTCCTGATCTTCCAGCCGTGCCCAAGAGCCCTGGTTAAGATCGGCCATCTGCGGGGTGATATTGGAAAGGTAGTTCAGCGACTCCCAGTCCGAGACGCCTGCCAGTGAGGCCAGCGGCGCCTGGTGCCCGCGGTCAACCTTCAGTGCCGCGTTGGCACCGGTGTAATCTGCCGGTACCAATGTATCTGCCGGGTTCAGTGCCGGATCGGTCTTCCAGTTGCGCGTTTTCCCGCTGGCCGGCGTGTCTTTGGTGATGTGATAGGCCACCCAGTTGGCGAACTTGGTGGTGCTGTTGTTGTTCAGCGTGTAAGCATGGCGAACGATGGACACGTTACTGCTGCCGCCGGTGGGACAACCGACCGCGCAGTTGTCGATAGATTCCAATGCTTCGGCGGAGGCCTGGGCGGTAAACAGCAGGGCTGCCAGGGCTAACATCTTGTTAAATCGCATATTCATATCCTCAATAAGTTTTAATGATACTGTATGTATTTACAGTATTTGTAACTTATCGCAATGAAACGAATACAACAATGCAACACATTCACGTTACGAATGTGTCAGCGTGGGCACAGCAAAGCGGGTTTAAAAAGCCGGTAACGGGTGGGCAGCAAAGCCTTAAAAACGCCAAAAGGCACGCGAGCACAATATCAGCATGGGGTAGATCTCAAGGCGGCCTAGCAACATCGCCGCGCACATCAGCCATTTTGCCGCATCGCTGAGCGTGCCAAACCCCGCCGCGGTTTCGCCGAAGCCTAACCCCATGTTATTGATGCAGGCGGCAACGGTGGCGAAAGAGGTCACCAGATCATAGCCCATCAGATTCAGCAGCCAGATGAAGAAGCAGCTGAAAAAAACGTACAGAAAGAAAAAGCTCCAGACCGACCGCAATACCCGATCGTGAATCGGCGCATTGCCCACTTTAATGGTGTAAACGGCGTTGGGATGAACCAGCTGATTGATCTCATGCCGGCTCTGTTTGTACATGATCAGAAAACGCAGCGCCTTGATGCCGCCACAGGTCGAGCCCACACAGCCGCCGAAAAAGCTCGCTGCCAACAGCAGCATAATGGTGTGAGAAGGCATTTTGGCGTAGTCGGCAGTGGCCAGGCCGTTGTCGGTCATCATCGAACTGGTGAGGAAGAAGCCGTGCACGAAGGAGTCTTTGGCGCCGTACATACCGGAGCGGTAGAGCTCGAGGCAGACAATCGCCACGATAATTGACAGCACCAGCAGGAAGAAGCGCAGCTCCGGGTTTTTATACAGGGGTTTCAGGCTGCGACGGCCGACGGCGACGAAATACAGGGTGAAGTTCACCGCCGCCAGAATGGAGAACATACCGCCGACCATTTCGACCGCCGAGCTGTCGTAATAGCCGAGACTCTCATTGCGGGTGGAGAATCCCCCGAGCGATACGGTGGAAATCCCATGGCAAAGGGCATCGAACCACGGCATGCCCGCGATGCGGAAAGCGACCGTACAGGCCAGCCCCAGTCCGAGATAGATCAGCCACAGGTTTTTCGAAGTATCGGCCAGCCGTGGCGTCAATCGTTCCTCTTTGAATGGTCCGGGCATTTCCGACTGATAAAGTTTGGCGCCGCCGATACCCAGCAGCGGCAGCACGGCCACGGCTAACACTATGACGCCGAGGCCGCCGATAAAGTTGAGTTGGGAACGGTAGTAGAGAAAGGATTTAGGTATGCCGGAGACATCGTTAAGTACCGAAGCGCCGGTGGTGGTGATGCCGGACACGCCCTCGAACATCGCGTCCGTCAGGCTGACGTTCAGCGTGTCATCCAGCCACAGCGGCAGGGCGCTGATCATTGAAAACAGCAGCCAGAACATGACGATAATCAGAAAGCCGTCCTGAGTGCGCAATTGCACTTTGGCCTGACGGGTACTGAACCAGCCTAATCCGCCGAGCGATCCGGCAATCACCAGGGTATAGAAAAAGGAGAAAACGCTTTTTTCTTTATAGAGCAGCGCTACCAGCAGGGGCGGGATCATTGACAGGCTGTAAAGGAAAACTAAAAAACTGCAAAGATGAATAACGACCAATATCTGCTTATTCTTGACCATAATACTTGCGCTCGAGCTGCCTGACGGCAATGAGTCAATTTATTGTTTAAGCCAGAAAGAATAAGGCAGGCGATATAAAAATAACGTAAAAATTTATATCGCCTGAAAGGGTTGGCACGTTTTTTAATCGCAATGGCGATTATTCCAACAGGGTATTCACGGTGCGACGCACGTATTGCGTCATTTGCGCCAGATCCTCGGGGGACACCGGCCCACCGCCGGCGCGTACCACCTGCTGTTCTATTTGAGCAATTTCCTGCTCGACCTTATTGGCAATCTGCACTTTGACGATCTTATCCACCGACGAGAGCAGCACCTTCAACACCACTTTCAGCGCCACATTCTCGCAGAACGAATCGTAGTGATGAACCGCAGGCGGTAGTGCGGGGGGCTCGGGTGCGCGCGGGGCCATAGCCTTGAAACTGTCTACATTTTCAATAATAAGATCCATGTCTCTTATTAGTTCATCAAAATCTTTAGACACTGACTTATTTCCCTTCGCTATGCGCAAAAACAGAACGCCCGTCATCAGGGCGCAGGCCGGTGATTGGCGGGCAGAACGAATTTCGACCGTGACGTTCAGGTAGTGAATGGCAGGCTGAGCGGCATTTTAACCTTGCCGGGGGTTGGCAACAAGATGGGGCCGAAGGAATCCGCGGCCCCGTCGGGCTGGTGATGGCTAACTTTTCAGCTTGGCGGTGATTTTCGCCACGTGTTCGCCCTGGTAGCGGGCAATGGCCAGTTCTTCCGCGCTGGGCTGGCGCGAACCGTCGCCACCGGCGAGGGTAGTTGCGCCGTAAGGCGTGCCGCCGCGAGGCTGGGAAACGTCAAACAGTTCAGGCGTGCCGTAACCGATAGGCACAATAATAAAACCGTGGTGCGCCAGCGTGGTCCAGGTGGAGCTGATGGTGTGCTCCTGGCCGCCGCCGGTGCCGGTGGAGGAAAAGACGCTGCCCACTTTGCCGTACAGCGCGCCGGAAGCCCAGAGCCCGCCGGTTTGATCGAGGAAGGTACGCATTTGGCCGGCCATGTTGCCAAAGCGGGTTGGGGTACCGAAGATGATGCCGTCGTAGTCGGCCAGCTCCTGCGGGCTGGCGACAGGAGCCTGTTGATTTTGCTTGCCGCCGGCTTTGGCAAAGGCCTCAGCCGGGATGGTTTCCGGGACCCGTTTCAGGGTGACTTCGACGCCACTGACCTTGCGTGCGCCTTCCGCTACCGCGTTCGCCAGGGTTTCAATATGTCCGTACATTGAGTAATACAGAACCAGAATTTTCGCCATGTTCCGTTCTCCGCTGTGGTGGATGAAAAAGATGCTTCCTAAGCATAGGAGTGAATGCGGAACTTAGCCTTGTGGCCTTATCTCATCCCGGCTATCGCCAGCAGTGCACCGAAGGTAATCAGCAGGCCACCGAATACCTTGTCTATGCCTTTGCGCAGGCGCAGCAGTCGCGCATTGATGCCCGGCGCGGAAAACAACAGTGCAACGGCGCTGAACCACAGGATATGAGCCAGGGCGATAAACAAGCCGTAGCCGATTTGCACCGCCAGCGACGTTTGCGGATTCACCACCTGCATAAACAGGCTGACGACAAAAATGGTGGTTTTCGGGTTCAGCGCATTGGTTAAAAAGCCGGTTTTCAGCGCGGCGAAATCGCTGGCGGCGGTAGGGGCCGCGCCGGCAGACACCGTGGGAGCACCGGCATTACGCAGCATGCTGACACCCAGGTAAATCAGGTAGGCAGCGCCAATCATCTTCAACAGGGTGAATAGCCACAGCGATTGCTGGATCAGCACGCCGACGCCGATCAGGGTGTAGCTCACGTGGATCAGCACTCCGGCGCCGATACCGCAGGCGGTCACCACACCGGCACGACGGGAAAGCAACAGGCTGTTGCGCGACACCATGGCGAAATCAGGCCCTGGGCTAATGACGGCAAGTAAAGTGATGGTGACGACAGCGATGAGTTCGGTCATAGTAATCCTGTAAATGAATCAGAAGAGAGTGGCTGATTTATAAAGGGAATGGCCGACGGTGACAAACGATGAAAACTGACGATTTCGGTGAGAAAAACTCACGCAAAATAAACCGGCCACTGTCATTGGGCGGATTGCGATGTTTTGAAGCGGCGGCCAGGCTGGAAAGTTTCACCCAGGCGGCGAACAGTTTAAACCTGACGCACGGGGCGGTTAGCCGTGCGGTCAGGGCGCTGGAGGATGAGCTGGGTATTGCGTTGTTTGAACGCCGTCATCGGCGGGTATATCTGACGCCCGCCGGGCGGACTTTGTTTCAGGCGTCGCAACAGGCATTCGGCATCCTGGAACAGACTGCGCAAAAGCTGCGGCAACAGGCGCAGGATGCACCGCTGGTATTGTCCTGTGAGCCGACGCTATTGATGCGTTGGCTGATACCCCGTCTGCCTGCGTTTCAGTTGGCGCACCCGGACATCCATCTGCAGTTGGTCGCTGGCGGTGGGCCATTTTCCTTCCACGACGGCATCAGCGCCGCCCTACGGCGCAACGATTTTGATTGGGGAGATAAACTGCACAGCCAGTGGCTGTTCAACGAGCAAGTCGGGCCGGTATGCAAGCCTGAAATGCTGCCGCGTTTTATCGCCTTCCACGCTGGTCAGCCGCAGCTGAGCCGCGATGCGGTGCTGCTGCACTCCGCCACACGGCCTGATGCCTGGCGGCATTGGGCTCAGCAGCAGAGTGTGTCGCTGGAAGGCTGGCCAGAGCAGCGCTTCGATCACTTTTACTTCAGTTTGCAGGCGGCGGTGGCGGGGATAGGCGTCGCTATCGGCCCCTGGCAGCAGGTGCGGGATGACGTGGACGGCGGGCTACTGAGCGCCCCCTTTGGTTTTACGTCGGACGGCAGCGGTTATTGTCTGCTGACACCGCAAGAAATCAGGCCGGGCAGCGCGCTGGCCCGGCTGGCGGACTGGCTGAAACTCAGTTCAGACGCTTGAGCTTTTGTTCCAGGCGCTGGCGTTGCCAACGGCTGAAGAAGTCGCGTAACAGCAGGGTGCGCGTTGCGCGCATAATCACTGCGATACTCATACCGGCCATGGCCCACAGCGACCAGAGATATTGCGGATGAGTAAACCAGTTAATGGCGAACAACAGCACCGCGATGAATGCGAACCTCACCATCATGCGCAGTAGCCTGCCTTCTTCTTCCACCTGTCGGCGAATCGCCTGCTCGGCTTGGCTGCTGTCGCTGTTTTCCTGTGGCGGCGGCTGGTTAAGATCGCCGATCCGCAATTCCAGCGCCGCGGCTATCGCAGACAGGGTTTCCAGACTGGCCTGCTCGCCATTTTCAAGGCGCTGAACGGTACGGGTGCTGAGCCCGGCAATGCTGGCCAATTGTTCCTGAGACCAGCCTTTTTCCAGCCGTAATTGCCGGATGCGGTAAGTTTGCATTGCACGCTCCAAAAATGAACCTTCATTGAGGCCAAGTGTAGGAGTTGAGGCCGCGGACCGCCACGACAGGCGTATGACATCTGTACGACAGGCAGGCGACAACCCGCTGAATACGCGGGCTAGAAGGTGACGTTACGGATAAAGCGCAGAGGGCTATCGGTGCGGTTGGCGTACGCATAGCGCTGATCGCTGTTGAACACCTGGGTTTGGCCGGCGTCCAGCGTCAGGGTGTGTTGCTCCAGCACCAACGTCAGGCTGCCGGTGATCACATAGATTATTTCACTCCAGCCTTCGGCGTCCGGCACCGAGTCGTAGTGTTCGCCAGGCATCAGCGTCCATTCCCAAAGCTCAACCCGCTGACGAGCCGGTACGCTGGCGGCGAACAGCGCCTGGCTTGCCGGTTGAACGCCTTGCCAGGCCAGTTCGCCGACCAAATGGCTGCCGCGCGCTTCGGGGGCCTGGATCAGATCGGTGAAGGCGATATTCAATGCCTCGGCCAATTTGTCCAACACCGCCAGGCTGACGTTGCGATCGCCGGCCTCAATGCCGGCCAGCATGCGGCGGCTGACGCCGGATTTTTCCGCCAGCATGACCTGGCTTAGCCCCGCCTGCTGGCGAAAACCGCGCAGGTTGCTGCTCAGGTATTGCAGCACCTTGGGGGCTTCAAGTTTACCGCTGTTCACTGTATTGCTCATCCCAGGGCTTTACCTCATACTGGCAGGATCTGTGCATTATATTGCACCCAGCAGGAAGGGCAAGCCGGTGTCTGCAGTAAAAAAATCCTTTATTTCCACCTTCATTCCCAGCATAAAGCGCCAGGAAGCGGTGTTGATTTTCATCACCATGATCTGGGGCGGAACCTTTCTCGCGGTGCATCTTGCCATGCAGGTCAGCGGGCCGTTTTTCTTTGTGGGTTTGCGTTTCGCTGCGGCTACGCTGGTGCTGATGTTGTTCTCCCTGCGCAGCTTACGCGGATTGACCTGGTATGAGCTGAAAGCGGGCGTGTTTATCGGTATCGCCATCATGTTCGGTTACGGCCTGCAAACCGTGGGCCTGCAAACCATCAGCAGCAGTCAATCGGCGTTCATCACCGCCATGTATGTGCCGATGGTGCCGTTGTTGCAGTGGCTGGTGCTCGGGCGTTTCCCCGGCGTGATGGCCTGGGTCGGCGTGTTATTGGCCTTCAGCGGCCTGATGCTCTTGGCCGCGCCAAGCAGTACCGATATGGCGCTTAGCATCGGCGAGATCCTGACGTTGGTTGGCACGCTGGGGATGGCTGCCGAGATCATTTTGATTGGCGCCTATGCGGGCAAGGTCAACGTTAAGCGGGTGACGGTGGTGCAATTGGCGACCGCCTCGCTGGCGGCGTTCCTGATGATGGTACCGACCGGCGAATCGGTGCCGCCTTACAGCAATTACCTGCTCTACAGCGCGGTGGGATTGGGGCTGGCCAGCGCCATCATTCAGGTGACGATGAACTGGGCGCAACGAAGCGTTTCGCCGACGCGTGCCACGGTTATTTATGCCGGCGAGCCGGTGTGGGCCGGGCTGGTGGGGCGCATTGCAGGCGAGCGTTTGCCGGGCGTAGCGCTACTGGGGTGCGCGTTGATCGTCTTGGGCGTGCTGGTCAGCGAAATGCGTATTCGACGTAAAGAAAAAGCGGCGGCGTTGGCTGAATAAGGCCCGGCAAGCCGGGCCGCGGTGCTAACGGGTAGCGCTGTCTGCCAGCGGCAAGATTTTACGGTTGCGCAATAGCGCATTGAGGATAATGGCACCGAAAGTGGCGGTGCCAATCCCGCCCATAGTGAAGTTGCCGAGGGTCAGCGCAAAATCCCCCGCGCCCAGCACCAGGGTTACCGCCACCATAATCAGATTGCCGTTGTCCCCCAGATCCACGTTGTTCTGCACCCAGATGCGTGCCCCGGCTACGGCAATCAAACCGAACACCACGATCGAAGCACCGCCCAGTACCGGACCGGGAATAGTGTGGATCAACGCACCGAACTTGGGTGAAAACCCCAGCACAATCGCCACCGCTGCGGCGGCGACAAACACCAGCGTGGAGTAGATTTTGGTGACCGCCATCACCCCGATATTTTCGGCATAGGTCGTCACTCCGGTGCCCCCGACAGAGCCGGAAAGCATTGTCGCCAATCCGTCGCCGACGAAGGCGCGACCGATATAAGGGTCAAGATCCCGGCCGGTCATGCCCGCTACCGCTTTCACATGCCCGAGGTTTTCCGCCACCAAAATGATCGCCACCGGGGCAATCAGCAGCATGGCATGCAGGTTAAATACCGGTGCGGTGAATTGCGGCAGACCGAACCAAGGGGCCAGGCTCAGTGCGCTGTAATCTACCGGTTTGCCGAGGCCGAAACCGTTGGTCGCCACGACGTAAATCAAATAGGCGGCGATCAGGCCAACCAGGATCAGCAACCGCTGTATCAGCCCGCGGGTAAAAACCGCCACCGAACCGATACACAAGATAGTGACCACCGCCATCCAACTGTCAAAATGGGAGGCTGAAACGCTGCGCACCGCAATGGGCGCCAGGTTGAGGCCGATAGCCATGACCACCGCCCCCGTCACTACCGGCGGCATCAGCCGCTCTATCCAACGGGTGCCAACGCTCATCACCACGAAACCGATCAGCAGATACACCAGCCCGCAGGCGATGATGCCACCGAGCGCCAGGGCAATATTGGGATTGGCGCCCTGGCCGCTGTAACCGGTCAGGGTGATGACCAGCCCGACAAATGCCGCGCTCGAGCCGAGATAGCTCGGCACCCGGCCGCCGACCACCAGAAAGAACAGTAGCGTGCCGATGCCGGACATCAGAATGGCCAGATTGGCGTCAAAGCCTATCAGCAATGGCATCAACACCGTAGCGCCAAACATCGCCACCGCATGTTGCAACCCCATCACCAGCGTTTGGCTCACCGGCAGCCGTTCATCGGGCGCAACAACCGC contains:
- a CDS encoding DNA/RNA non-specific endonuclease is translated as MRFNKMLALAALLFTAQASAEALESIDNCAVGCPTGGSSNVSIVRHAYTLNNNSTTKFANWVAYHITKDTPASGKTRNWKTDPALNPADTLVPADYTGANAALKVDRGHQAPLASLAGVSDWESLNYLSNITPQMADLNQGSWARLEDQERKLIDRADISSVYTVTGPLYERNMGKLPGTQKAHTIPSAYWKVIFINNSPEVNHYAAFLFDQNTPKNADFCQYRVTVNEIEKRTGLIIWAGLPDDVQASLKAKPGVLPELMGCKS
- a CDS encoding TrkH family potassium uptake protein, with translation MVKNKQILVVIHLCSFLVFLYSLSMIPPLLVALLYKEKSVFSFFYTLVIAGSLGGLGWFSTRQAKVQLRTQDGFLIIVMFWLLFSMISALPLWLDDTLNVSLTDAMFEGVSGITTTGASVLNDVSGIPKSFLYYRSQLNFIGGLGVIVLAVAVLPLLGIGGAKLYQSEMPGPFKEERLTPRLADTSKNLWLIYLGLGLACTVAFRIAGMPWFDALCHGISTVSLGGFSTRNESLGYYDSSAVEMVGGMFSILAAVNFTLYFVAVGRRSLKPLYKNPELRFFLLVLSIIVAIVCLELYRSGMYGAKDSFVHGFFLTSSMMTDNGLATADYAKMPSHTIMLLLAASFFGGCVGSTCGGIKALRFLIMYKQSRHEINQLVHPNAVYTIKVGNAPIHDRVLRSVWSFFFLYVFFSCFFIWLLNLMGYDLVTSFATVAACINNMGLGFGETAAGFGTLSDAAKWLMCAAMLLGRLEIYPMLILCSRAFWRF
- the wrbA gene encoding NAD(P)H:quinone oxidoreductase is translated as MAKILVLYYSMYGHIETLANAVAEGARKVSGVEVTLKRVPETIPAEAFAKAGGKQNQQAPVASPQELADYDGIIFGTPTRFGNMAGQMRTFLDQTGGLWASGALYGKVGSVFSSTGTGGGQEHTISSTWTTLAHHGFIIVPIGYGTPELFDVSQPRGGTPYGATTLAGGDGSRQPSAEELAIARYQGEHVAKITAKLKS
- a CDS encoding LysE family transporter, translating into MTELIAVVTITLLAVISPGPDFAMVSRNSLLLSRRAGVVTACGIGAGVLIHVSYTLIGVGVLIQQSLWLFTLLKMIGAAYLIYLGVSMLRNAGAPTVSAGAAPTAASDFAALKTGFLTNALNPKTTIFVVSLFMQVVNPQTSLAVQIGYGLFIALAHILWFSAVALLFSAPGINARLLRLRKGIDKVFGGLLITFGALLAIAGMR
- a CDS encoding LysR family transcriptional regulator, with the protein product MKTDDFGEKNSRKINRPLSLGGLRCFEAAARLESFTQAANSLNLTHGAVSRAVRALEDELGIALFERRHRRVYLTPAGRTLFQASQQAFGILEQTAQKLRQQAQDAPLVLSCEPTLLMRWLIPRLPAFQLAHPDIHLQLVAGGGPFSFHDGISAALRRNDFDWGDKLHSQWLFNEQVGPVCKPEMLPRFIAFHAGQPQLSRDAVLLHSATRPDAWRHWAQQQSVSLEGWPEQRFDHFYFSLQAAVAGIGVAIGPWQQVRDDVDGGLLSAPFGFTSDGSGYCLLTPQEIRPGSALARLADWLKLSSDA
- a CDS encoding helix-turn-helix domain-containing protein, giving the protein MQTYRIRQLRLEKGWSQEQLASIAGLSTRTVQRLENGEQASLETLSAIAAALELRIGDLNQPPPQENSDSSQAEQAIRRQVEEEGRLLRMMVRFAFIAVLLFAINWFTHPQYLWSLWAMAGMSIAVIMRATRTLLLRDFFSRWQRQRLEQKLKRLN
- a CDS encoding helix-turn-helix domain-containing protein — its product is MSNTVNSGKLEAPKVLQYLSSNLRGFRQQAGLSQVMLAEKSGVSRRMLAGIEAGDRNVSLAVLDKLAEALNIAFTDLIQAPEARGSHLVGELAWQGVQPASQALFAASVPARQRVELWEWTLMPGEHYDSVPDAEGWSEIIYVITGSLTLVLEQHTLTLDAGQTQVFNSDQRYAYANRTDSPLRFIRNVTF
- a CDS encoding DMT family transporter — its product is MSAVKKSFISTFIPSIKRQEAVLIFITMIWGGTFLAVHLAMQVSGPFFFVGLRFAAATLVLMLFSLRSLRGLTWYELKAGVFIGIAIMFGYGLQTVGLQTISSSQSAFITAMYVPMVPLLQWLVLGRFPGVMAWVGVLLAFSGLMLLAAPSSTDMALSIGEILTLVGTLGMAAEIILIGAYAGKVNVKRVTVVQLATASLAAFLMMVPTGESVPPYSNYLLYSAVGLGLASAIIQVTMNWAQRSVSPTRATVIYAGEPVWAGLVGRIAGERLPGVALLGCALIVLGVLVSEMRIRRKEKAAALAE
- the rutG gene encoding pyrimidine utilization transport protein G, whose translation is MANTWFPQWRIKQGNLDGAVVAPDERLPVSQTLVMGLQHAVAMFGATVLMPLLIGFDANLAILMSGIGTLLFFLVVGGRVPSYLGSSAAFVGLVITLTGYSGQGANPNIALALGGIIACGLVYLLIGFVVMSVGTRWIERLMPPVVTGAVVMAIGLNLAPIAVRSVSASHFDSWMAVVTILCIGSVAVFTRGLIQRLLILVGLIAAYLIYVVATNGFGLGKPVDYSALSLAPWFGLPQFTAPVFNLHAMLLIAPVAIILVAENLGHVKAVAGMTGRDLDPYIGRAFVGDGLATMLSGSVGGTGVTTYAENIGVMAVTKIYSTLVFVAAAAVAIVLGFSPKFGALIHTIPGPVLGGASIVVFGLIAVAGARIWVQNNVDLGDNGNLIMVAVTLVLGAGDFALTLGNFTMGGIGTATFGAIILNALLRNRKILPLADSATR